A DNA window from Castanea sativa cultivar Marrone di Chiusa Pesio chromosome 7, ASM4071231v1 contains the following coding sequences:
- the LOC142644741 gene encoding transcription factor bHLH146-like → MDWQLSKRRRIYSLEPNEKVSALFARKYVNHLVPALKKINPLKNISSAENGVYELEKVVRHEVDMAMVLSAEEFAWSRALKQKLQRNTVNAGGFQNPSFHNLTSLNCNFTCGQKSSCIIDEKGCESSSLPPVSNALIPMKFSQNPNTKQEIKKPIRAKRLLLPLKEENIEENEEEKISCQLKKLRNILPGGNEMDVDVVLTELGSYITCLELQVNVLQCLAQTH, encoded by the coding sequence ATGGACTGGCAACTGAGTAAAAGAAGACGTATTTATTCCCTTGAACCAAACGAAAAAGTAAGTGCCTTGTTTGCAAGAAAATATGTCAATCACTTAGTACCAGCTCTGAAGAAGATCAACCcattgaaaaatatttcttcAGCTGAAAATGGTGTGTATGAGTTGGAGAAAGTTGTTCGACATGAGGTGGACATGGCAATGGTATTGTCTGCCGAAGAATTTGCATGGAGTCGTGCCTTGAAACAAAAGCTTCAAAGAAATACTGTCAATGCAGGTGGATTTCAAAACCCTTCCTTTCATAATCTAACATCTTTAAACTGTAATTTCACTTGTGGGCAGAAGAGCAGTTGCATTATTGATGAAAAGGGTTGTGAGAGTTCATCACTGCCTCCTGTTTCTAATGCATTGATCCCAATGAAATTTTCTCAAAACCCTAATACCAAACAAGAAATTAAGAAGCCCATTAGGGCTAAGAGACTACTTTTGCCACTAAAGGAAGAGAATATAGAGGAAAATGAAGAGGAGAAGATTAGCTGCCAGTTGAAGAAACTGAGAAACATTTTACCAGGTGGAAATGAGATGGATGTTGATGTAGTGCTCACAGAACTGGGAAGCTATATAACCTGTCTTGAGTTGCAGGTAAATGTTCTGCAGTGTCTAGCCCAAACGCACTGA
- the LOC142642964 gene encoding plasma membrane ATPase 4-like, which produces MAGISLEEIKNETVDLEKVPIEEVFAQLKCTHEGLSTAEGESRLQIFGPNKLEEKKESKFLKFLGFMWNPLSWVMESAAVMAIALANGGGKPPDWQDFVGIFALLVINSTISFVEENNAGNAAAALMAGLAPKTKVLRDGKWCEEEAAILVPGDIISVKLGDIIPADARLLEGDPLKVDQSALTGESLPVTKNPGDEIFSGSTCKQGEIEAVVIATGVHTFFGKAAHLVDSTQNVGHFQLVLSSIGNFCICSIAVGMVIEIIVMYPIQHRQYRKGIDNLLVLLIGGIPIAMPTVLSVTMAIGSHKLSQQGAITKRMTAIEEMAGMDVLCSDKTGTLTLNKLSVDKNLVEVFAKGVDKDHVILLAARASRTENQDAIDTAIVGMLADPKEARANVREVHFLPFNPVDKRTALTYVDGDGNWHRASKGAPEQILTLCNCKEDFKRKAFAVIDKFAERGLRSLAVARQVVPEKTKESPGSPWQFVGLLPLFDPPRHDSAETIRQALNLGVNVKMITGDQLAIAKETGRRLGMGTNMYPSASLLGQHKDESIAGLPVEELIEKADGFAGVFPEHKYEIVKKLQESKHICGMTGDGVNDAPALKKADIGIAVADATDAARGASDIVLTEPGLSVIISAVLTSRCIFQRMKNYTIYAVSITIRIVFGFMLIALIWKFDFSPFMVLIIAILNDGTIMTISKDRVVPSPLPDSWKLREIFATGVVLGGYLALMTVIFFWLMNETDFFPEKFGVRHIRGDTDQMMAALYLQVSIVSQALIFVTRSRSWSYVERPGSLLLSAFCIAQLVATLIAVYADWSFAKIKGMGWGWAGVIWLYSVIFYIPLDFIKFAIRYILSGKAWTNMIENKTAFTTKKDYGKEEREAQWAHAQRTLHGLQPPETSNLFHEKNSYRELSEIAEQAKRRAEVARLRELHTLKGHVESVVKLKGLDIDTIQQHYTV; this is translated from the exons ATGGCCGGTATCAGCCTTGAGGAAATAAAGAACGAGACTGTTGATCTG GAAAAGGTCCCCATTGAGGAAGTGTTTGCGCAGTTAAAATGTACACACGAAGGTTTGAGCACGGCAGAAGGAGAAAGCCGGCTTCAAATATTTGGACCCAACAAACTAGAAGAGAAaaag GAAAGCAAATTCCTCAAGTTTCTGGGGTTCATGTGGAATCCCCTATCATGGGTCATGGAATCTGCTGCTGTAATGGCAATTGCATTGGCAAATGGTGGCGGAAAGCCTCCGGATTGGCAAGACTTTGTGGGTATTTTTGCCCTGCTTGTCATCAACTCCACCATCAGTTTTGTTGAGGAAAACAATGCCGGGAATGCTGCTGCGGCTCTCATGGCTGGTCTTGCTCCCAAGACTAAG GTGCTTAGGGATGGTAAATGGTGCGAGGAGGAAGCTGCAATTCTGGTTCCAGGAGACATCATTAGTGTCAAATTGGGAGACATCATCCCTGCTGATGCTCGTCTTCTTGAGGGTGATCCTTTAAAGGTTGATCAGTCTGCCCTCACTGGTGAATCACTTCCCGTGACCAAGAATCCAGGAGATGAAATTTTCTCTGGCTCAACTTGTAAGCAAGGTGAAATTGAAGCTGTAGTTATTGCTACTGGTGTTCATACTTTCTTTGGGAAGGCCGCACATCTTGTGGATAGCACACAAAATGTTGGACACTTCCAGTTGGTGCTTAGTTCTATTGGGAATTTCTGTATTTGTTCCATTGCGGTTGGAATGGTTATTGAGATCATAGTCATGTACCCAATTCAGCACCGCCAGTATAGAAAAGGAATTGACAATCTTCTGGTTCTCTTGATTGGAGGCATCCCCATTGCCATGCCCACTGTCTTGTCTGTGACAATGGCCATTGGGTCTCACAAACTGTCTCAGCAGGGTGCCATCACTAAGCGAATGACTGCAATTGAAGAGATGGCTGGTATGGATGTACTTTGCAGTGACAAGACAGGGACACTAACACTCAACAAACTTAGTGTTGACAAAAACTTAGTTGAGGTGTTTGCAAAGGGAGTAGATAAGGACCATGTGATCTTGCTTGCTGCAAGGGCTTCTAGAACTGAAAACCAGGATGCCATTGATACTGCAATTGTTGGAATGCTTGCTGACCCTAAGGAG GCTCGGGCTAATGTTAGAGAGGTGCACTTCTTGCCATTCAATCCTGTGGACAAGAGAACTGCTTTGACATATGTTGATGGTGACGGAAATTGGCACCGAGCAAGCAAAGGTGCCCCTGAGCAG ATCCTGACCCTTTGCAACTGCAAAGAGGATTTTAAGAGGAAGGCTTTTGCTGTTATCGATAAGTTTGCTGAGCGTGGACTTCGATCATTGGCTGTTGCTAGACAG GTAGTTCCAGAGAAAACTAAGGAAAGTCCTGGCAGTCCATGGCAGTTTGTTGGTTTGTTGCCCCTCTTTGATCCCCCAAGACATGACAGTGCAGAAACCATCCGTCAGGCTCTCAATCTTGGTGTTAATGTCAAGATGATTACTg GCGATCAACTTGCCATAGCAAAGGAAACTGGCCGTAGACTTGGAATGGGAACAAACATGTACCCATCTGCTTCTTTACTAGGTCAACACAAGGATGAAAGCATTGCTGGCCTTCCTGTTGAAGAGTTAATTGAAAAGGCAGATGGATTTGCTGGAGTGTTTCCAG AGCACAAATATGAAATTGTGAAGAAGTTGCAAGAGAGCAAGCACATTTGTGGAATGACCGGAGATGGTGTCAATGATGCCCCTGCTTTGAAGAAGGCAGATATTGGAATAGCCGTCGCTGATGCTACTGATGCTGCAAGAGGTGCTTCTGACATTGTTCTAACAGAACCTGGGTTGAGTGTTATTATCAGTGCAGTGCTAACTAGCAGATGTATATTCCAAAGAATGAAGAACTACACA ATTTATGCAGTCTCCATCACCATTCGTATAGTG TTTGGTTTCATGCTCATTGCTCTGATATGGAAATTTGACTTCTCTCCATTCATGGTTCTGATCATTGCCATTCTAAATGATG gAACAATTATGACAATCTCAAAGGATAGAGTGGTGCCATCTCCTCTGCCAGATAGCTGGAAACTGAGGGAGATATTCGCTACAGGGGTTGTTCTTGGAGGTTACTTGGCATTGATGACTGTCATATTCTTCTGGTTAATGAATGAAACTGACTTCTTCCCT GAAAAATTTGGTGTGAGACACATAAGGGGTGACACCGATCAAATGATGGCTGCTTTATACCTGCAAGTGAGTATTGTGAGCCAGGCCCTCATATTTGTTACTCGATCACGCAGCTGGTCCTATGTTGAACGCCCTGGAAGTCTCTTACTCAGTGCGTTCTGTATTGCACAATTG GTTGCAACTCTCATAGCTGTATATGCCGACTGGAGCTTTGCAAAGATAAAAGGAATGGGTTGGGGATGGGCTGGAGTCATCTGGCTTTACAGTGTCATCTTCTATATTCCACTTGACTTCATAAAGTTTGCCATCCGCTACATCCTAAGTGGGAAGGCCTGGACAAACATGATAGAAAACAag ACTGCCTTTACCACCAAGAAAGATTAtggaaaggaagagagagaagctCAATGGGCTCATGCTCAAAGGACCTTACATGGGCTTCAACCACCAGAAACTAGTAATCTCTTCCATGAGAAGAACAGCTACAGGGAGCTGTCTGAGATTGCTGAGCAGGCCAAGCGACGAGCTGAGGTTGCAAG GCTTCGGGAGCTTCACACACTCAAGGGGCATGTTGAGTCAGTGGTGAAGCTGAAAGGACTGGACATTGATACAATCCAGCAGCATTACACAGTGTGA